GCGCCCGATGCGCCGCTCGCCGTGAAAGCCGCAGCCCAGCGGCGCGCCTGCAGGTGGAAGGCGGACTCGTCCAACAACACGCCCGCACGGCGGGCCACCGGTCGACCGGGGCGCGGAGGCGCGCTCATCAGCGCGCACAGGATCTTCAGCAAGCTCATGGAGAAAGAGGGTCAGGCCTCGGCAACGTCGCGCCGGCGCACCCACAGGCGCACCAGATACTCACCGCCCATCAGGAGTCCGATCAGCACATAGGACACCAGCCCGTTGTACAGGGCCCAGATCTTGTCGTCTGCCCACAGCGCGGTCGCCAGGGCAGTGCCGCCGTTCATCACGAAGAACCCGCACCAGACCTGGGTGACACGGCGCGTGTAGCGTTGGCCGCGTTCATCGAGGTCGGGCTCCGTCAACCGGGCCAGGCGTTCGACGATCGATGGACCGTGCCACAGGCTCACGCCGAACAACCCAAGCAGGCCGGCATTCACCAGCACCGGATAGAGCTTGAGCGGCAGGCTCTGGTTCATCAGCGCGGCCGCGCCGGCCAGCAGCGCGGCGCCGGCGGCGCTCCACCACCAGAGGCGCGCCTCCGCGCTGCCTCGCCGGGCGAGCGCGCGCAACGCGGCCAGCGCCGCCAGCAGCAGAGCGAGGTCGCGCGGCTGGGCATGCGCCAGTCCGAGATACACGAGCAGGGGGTAGGCCGCCGTCAGCAACCACAACACGGCGCGGGCCATGGGGACTCCGGTCGTCAGGCGCCGGCCGTCTCCGGCGTCTTGATCAGACCCTGCAGCGCATCGACCACGTCCTGCAGCGTGCGCACGGCCTTGAAGGCCTCGGGCTGCAGCTTCTTGCCGACCATCGGCTTGAGCTTGACGATCAGGTCGACCGCATCGATCGAGTCGATGTCGAGGTCTTCGTAGAGGCGAGCCTCGGGGGTGATGCGATCGGCTTCGATGTCGAAGGTCTCGATCAGGATGTCGCGCAGGCGCGCGAAGATGTCTTCATTCGTCATGTCGTGGATCCTCCCTGACGGCTCGAATCAGGCCGCGACCTTGCCGTGCTCCGCAACGAAGCGGGCCAGCGCGCGGATGCTGGCGAAATGCCGGCGCGTCTCTTCCGAGTCCGCCGCCATGCTCACGCCGTATTTCTTCTGCAGGGCCAGCCCGAGCTCCAGCGCGTCGATCGAGTCCAACCCCAGGCCGGTCACGAAGAGCGCGTCTTCCGCGTCGATCTGCTCCGGCGTCAGGTCCTCGAGATTCAAGGCCTCGATCAGCAGCAGTTTGATGTCACGTTCCAGCGCCTGCATGGCTCCCTCGTTCATTCGAAAAATAATGGTTCAGATGGTCCGTCAACCGTCTTGCCGCCAGGGCGGGTTCGCCGCCGCTGGCCGTCAGGAACGGCGCCACCGCAATGTCTTCACCCACGCAGATGTCGAAGTGCAGTCGCCGCGATGCCACCTGCCACCACGGCTGGCCCTTGGTCAGGCCCAGCGGGGTGCATCGGATGGTCACCGGTGTGATGTCCTGGACGGCGCGCGTCGCGATCTGGGCGGCGCCGCGCTGCATGCGCAGCGGCTCGCCGGGCCGCGTGCGCGTACCTTCCGGGAAGATGATCAGGTTGCCAGACGCCGCGAGGCTGTCCATACAGGATTGCAGCAGTTCAGCCCCGGAATTGTTGCAGATGTAGGCTGTTGACCGCACCGGGCCCCTGGTGAAGGGATTGCTCGCCAGCGTGGACTTCACCACGCAGTCTGCGTTTCGCACGAGGGCAATCAGGAACACGACGTCGATCAGCGTCGGATGGTTCGCCAGGATCAGCAGTCCGCCGCGATGCAGACGCTCGCGGTGACGGATGTCGAAGCCGATCAAACCCAGCACCCGCATCCAGCCGATGAACAAGCGGAATGTTCGATGGATGGACCCGCGGGCCAGGGCGATGCGATGGTCGCGGTCGCGGATGAACAGGTCCAGCGCCGGGAACCAGACCAGCCAGAGGATCAGTCCGCCGATACCGAAGCTCGCGAAGGCGATCGCGGTCGCGAGCACGCGCCAGGCGCGGCCGACGGTGCGGTCGAGGAAGTCGGGCAGCGGTCCCATGGCATCGGCTCAGGGCGTGCCGGCCGGACGGCGCGTCCAGCGCCAACCGCCGGGCTGACCGGCGATGAGGCGGTCCAGCGACGCAGGCTCCCCGGCACCGCCAGCCTTGTCCGCTTCTGCGAGCAGGGCCAGCACCGGCAGGCTGCCGCTCAGCCACGGCGACGGTGTCGACGCTGTCGTCAGCGTATCCGCGTTCATCGGCTCAAGCGTGAACGACGGCGACACGGCGTCGGGCTGCGCAAGCACGCAGGCCCAGGCGATCAACGCGGGATCGGCGGTCGCGGGATCGATCTGTCCCAGCGCCGCATAGGCCTCGGGCAAGGGGGCGTCGACGTGCGCGACCAGCACCTGGGGGGCGCCGTCGGCCAGCAGGCCGAGTGCTTCCGCAAAGGCGGCTTCTGCGCTGTGTTCGCCACCGGCGACAGCGAGGTAGTTCTGCTTGTCCTGGCGCGCCATCGAATACAGCGCGCCCGAGGCGTTGTGCACCGACAGGCTGAAGTGCGTCGGCGACAGCGGCTCTCCGCCGGCGAGTTGCTGGAGCAGCGTCAGCGAACGGGCGATTTCGCCCCAGCGCGACGCGAAGATCACCGGCATCGTGCCGGCGCCCTCTTCCGGCGTGCCTTGCGCCCACCAGGCAGCCTGCAGCGCGGCGCGGCCCAGCGGGTCGATGCGGCGGCGCATCATCGCCGGCACTTCGGCCAGGGGCGGCTGCCCCTCCCCCGCGATCGGCGTGGGCGAGGCGAGCCATGCGCGCCAAGCGTCCCGGGAATCGAGACCCGGCGCCCAGGCGGCCCAACGAACGACGCGGAAGCGGTGATTCATGATGAAGAAAGCCCGCCTCGTTGTCGCGAGGCGGGCTGCTCGGCTGAAGGCCGGAGGGGGCTCAGCGCTTGGCGCGGAACTTCCGCAGCGCCGCGATCTGCGCGGCCATCGCGGCGAACTCGCTTTGCGCCTTGGCGAAGTCGATGTCGCTCTTGGCGTTCTTCATCGCTTCCTCGGCGGCCTGCTTCGCGGCCTGGGCACGGGCCTCGTCGAGGTCCTTGCCGCGGATCGCGGTGTCGGCCAGCACGGTCACGACGCCCGGCTGAACTTCCAGCAGGCCGCCGGCGACGAAGACGAACTCTTCATCGCCGTTGGGACGCTGGATGCGCACGGCGCCAGGCTTGATGCGGGTGATCAGCGGGGTGTGCTTGGGCAGGATGCCCAGCTCGCCGCCTTCGCCCGGCAGCGCCACGAATTTCGCCTCGCCCGAGAAGATCTGCTCTTCCGCCGA
This genomic stretch from Mitsuaria sp. 7 harbors:
- a CDS encoding F0F1 ATP synthase subunit epsilon, with protein sequence MATLHVNVVSAEEQIFSGEAKFVALPGEGGELGILPKHTPLITRIKPGAVRIQRPNGDEEFVFVAGGLLEVQPGVVTVLADTAIRGKDLDEARAQAAKQAAEEAMKNAKSDIDFAKAQSEFAAMAAQIAALRKFRAKR
- a CDS encoding phosphopantetheine-binding protein; this encodes MQALERDIKLLLIEALNLEDLTPEQIDAEDALFVTGLGLDSIDALELGLALQKKYGVSMAADSEETRRHFASIRALARFVAEHGKVAA
- a CDS encoding acyl carrier protein: MTNEDIFARLRDILIETFDIEADRITPEARLYEDLDIDSIDAVDLIVKLKPMVGKKLQPEAFKAVRTLQDVVDALQGLIKTPETAGA
- a CDS encoding beta-ketoacyl synthase chain length factor — translated: MNHRFRVVRWAAWAPGLDSRDAWRAWLASPTPIAGEGQPPLAEVPAMMRRRIDPLGRAALQAAWWAQGTPEEGAGTMPVIFASRWGEIARSLTLLQQLAGGEPLSPTHFSLSVHNASGALYSMARQDKQNYLAVAGGEHSAEAAFAEALGLLADGAPQVLVAHVDAPLPEAYAALGQIDPATADPALIAWACVLAQPDAVSPSFTLEPMNADTLTTASTPSPWLSGSLPVLALLAEADKAGGAGEPASLDRLIAGQPGGWRWTRRPAGTP
- a CDS encoding 1-acyl-sn-glycerol-3-phosphate acyltransferase, with amino-acid sequence MGPLPDFLDRTVGRAWRVLATAIAFASFGIGGLILWLVWFPALDLFIRDRDHRIALARGSIHRTFRLFIGWMRVLGLIGFDIRHRERLHRGGLLILANHPTLIDVVFLIALVRNADCVVKSTLASNPFTRGPVRSTAYICNNSGAELLQSCMDSLAASGNLIIFPEGTRTRPGEPLRMQRGAAQIATRAVQDITPVTIRCTPLGLTKGQPWWQVASRRLHFDICVGEDIAVAPFLTASGGEPALAARRLTDHLNHYFSNERGSHAGAGT